One stretch of uncultured Desulfovibrio sp. DNA includes these proteins:
- a CDS encoding TRAP transporter large permease, translating to MELFIFLGSLFFFMLIGVPLAIVLVLCSIVLMWHSGMWDAMIIPGSMLDGANNYPLMAIPFFVFAGEIMAEGGLSKRVVQLAQLIIGRVRGGLGYAAIIASIIFAGLMGSSVGEAAALGGLLLPMMKQVGYHPGRAGAVIASGAILGPIIPPSTNFILLGATVSGLSITKLFMIGLVPGIMIGLALMVVWFFVVRKDGYNETIRFTKKEAIKILIDSTPAFMMPVLLLGGIRFGVFTPTEGGAFAAIYAILVCVLYYRELSFRDLLRVSARAARTTSVVMLIVATATAVGWFITIAQIPNQMTALFSPLIDSPILLLISINIFLFLIGMVMDLTPNILIFAPVFYPLIQQAGIDPYYFGLLFVLNLGIGVITPPVGTVLYVVCGIGHIKFADLIVKLVPFVLVEVLMLFLLLFFPSLSIVPMNWLMGGN from the coding sequence ATGGAACTCTTTATTTTCCTCGGCTCCCTCTTCTTCTTCATGCTCATTGGCGTTCCTCTGGCCATTGTGCTTGTGTTGTGCTCCATTGTGCTCATGTGGCACTCGGGCATGTGGGATGCCATGATTATTCCCGGCAGCATGCTGGACGGCGCCAACAACTACCCATTGATGGCCATTCCCTTCTTTGTGTTCGCCGGTGAAATCATGGCGGAGGGCGGCCTTTCCAAACGCGTGGTGCAACTTGCCCAGCTCATAATTGGCCGGGTGCGCGGCGGCCTTGGCTACGCGGCCATTATCGCCAGTATCATCTTTGCTGGCCTGATGGGCAGCTCAGTGGGTGAAGCCGCCGCTCTTGGCGGCCTGCTGCTGCCCATGATGAAGCAGGTGGGTTACCACCCTGGCCGCGCGGGCGCTGTTATCGCCTCCGGCGCCATCCTTGGCCCCATCATCCCGCCCAGCACCAACTTTATTCTGCTTGGCGCTACGGTCAGCGGACTTTCCATCACCAAGCTGTTCATGATCGGCCTGGTGCCCGGTATCATGATTGGTCTGGCCCTCATGGTGGTGTGGTTCTTTGTGGTGCGCAAGGATGGCTATAACGAAACCATCCGCTTCACCAAGAAAGAAGCCATCAAGATTCTTATCGACTCCACGCCGGCCTTCATGATGCCTGTGCTGCTGCTTGGCGGCATTCGCTTTGGTGTTTTCACACCTACTGAAGGCGGCGCGTTTGCAGCCATTTACGCCATTTTGGTGTGCGTGCTGTATTACCGGGAGCTTTCCTTCCGCGATCTGCTGCGGGTGAGCGCCCGCGCGGCCCGCACCACCTCGGTGGTCATGCTGATCGTGGCCACGGCTACGGCTGTTGGCTGGTTCATTACCATCGCGCAGATTCCCAACCAGATGACCGCGCTCTTCTCGCCGCTTATTGACAGCCCCATATTGCTGCTCATCAGCATCAATATCTTCCTGTTCCTTATCGGCATGGTCATGGACCTCACGCCCAACATCCTGATCTTTGCGCCGGTGTTCTACCCGCTGATCCAGCAGGCAGGCATCGACCCGTACTACTTCGGCCTGCTCTTTGTGCTCAACCTGGGCATCGGCGTTATTACGCCCCCGGTGGGCACCGTGCTGTACGTTGTGTGCGGCATCGGGCACATCAAGTTTGCCGACCTCATCGTCAAACTTGTGCCTTTTGTGCTTGTGGAAGTGCTCATGCTCTTCCTGCTGCTGTTCTTCCCCAGCCTTTCTATTGTTCCCATGAACTGGCTGATGGGCGGCAACTAG
- a CDS encoding TRAP transporter small permease: MSDDISKNFPPDHAPGVHALLEPEQEPKHETMGQLLFEVFCAVIFLGMIGLVFYNALLRYIFSSSYPPSEEWARFLFMYITFFGAIEAFICKKHIAVDLLVVKFEGTKRKTIDIMASACSLFALGLLFYGGVVNVLQTLDTYSVATNVNMAFINGTLPIMALVGFVVELRSLASLVRRPASTFQKG, from the coding sequence ATGAGCGACGACATTTCCAAAAATTTTCCGCCTGACCATGCACCGGGCGTCCATGCCCTGCTTGAGCCGGAACAGGAACCCAAGCACGAAACCATGGGGCAATTGCTGTTTGAAGTATTTTGCGCCGTCATCTTTCTGGGCATGATCGGTCTTGTGTTTTACAATGCCCTGCTGCGCTACATCTTTTCTTCGAGCTACCCGCCGAGCGAAGAATGGGCACGCTTTCTCTTTATGTACATCACCTTTTTCGGCGCTATTGAAGCCTTTATCTGCAAGAAGCACATTGCAGTCGACCTGCTTGTGGTAAAATTTGAAGGCACCAAGCGCAAAACAATCGACATCATGGCATCGGCATGCAGCCTTTTTGCCCTGGGCCTGCTGTTTTACGGCGGCGTGGTCAACGTGCTGCAGACGCTTGATACCTACTCAGTGGCGACCAACGTCAACATGGCCTTTATCAACGGCACCCTGCCCATCATGGCCCTTGTTGGTTTTGTTGTAGAACTGCGCTCTCTCGCGAGCCTGGTTCGCAGACCCGCATCCACCTTCCAAAAGGGCTAG
- a CDS encoding TRAP transporter substrate-binding protein, whose product MKRIVALLVALGLVCGMTLGFAQAAEAKTVIKMAGMKPEGEPETIGMHLFGKYLAELSNGKYEVQVFPNSQLGKEDAYIAATRKGIIQMCATGTQTSALHPAMAMLETPMLFDDLDHARRAMEGKTFDLINEGFTEKSGLRTMNAFPLGFRHFYTKKPIVTVEDIKGLRMRVPNIPLYTNFAKECGISGQPMPFAEVPGALDQGVIDGGDSPLADIVSLKMYEITPQITLTGHILVIHSLYINDKFYQSLPDEDKKWFDEAAKRSANDVWVMVKEGDEKAKETILANKGSINTPSKEFHDYMAEAGKRSWKLFYDTVPNCQAILDSAASYRESK is encoded by the coding sequence ATGAAACGTATTGTAGCATTGCTTGTTGCTCTGGGCCTTGTTTGCGGCATGACCCTTGGCTTTGCCCAGGCTGCTGAAGCCAAAACCGTCATCAAGATGGCGGGCATGAAGCCCGAGGGCGAGCCGGAAACCATCGGCATGCACCTTTTCGGCAAGTATCTTGCCGAACTTTCCAATGGCAAATATGAAGTGCAGGTCTTCCCCAACAGCCAGCTTGGCAAGGAAGACGCCTACATTGCCGCCACCCGCAAGGGCATCATCCAGATGTGCGCCACCGGTACGCAGACCTCTGCCCTGCACCCTGCCATGGCCATGCTTGAAACGCCCATGCTCTTCGACGATCTGGATCACGCCCGCCGCGCCATGGAAGGCAAGACTTTTGACCTCATCAACGAAGGCTTCACCGAAAAGTCCGGCCTGCGCACCATGAACGCCTTCCCCTTGGGCTTCCGCCACTTCTACACCAAGAAGCCCATCGTCACGGTGGAAGACATAAAGGGCCTGCGCATGCGCGTGCCCAACATTCCCCTGTACACCAACTTCGCCAAGGAATGCGGCATCAGCGGCCAGCCCATGCCCTTTGCCGAAGTGCCCGGCGCGCTTGATCAGGGCGTCATCGATGGCGGCGACAGCCCCCTGGCCGACATCGTCAGCCTCAAGATGTATGAGATCACGCCCCAGATCACCCTTACCGGCCACATCCTCGTGATCCACTCCCTCTATATCAACGACAAGTTCTATCAGTCGCTGCCTGACGAGGACAAAAAGTGGTTTGACGAAGCCGCCAAGCGCTCCGCCAACGATGTGTGGGTCATGGTTAAGGAAGGCGACGAAAAAGCCAAGGAAACCATCCTTGCCAACAAGGGCAGCATCAATACCCCCAGCAAGGAATTCCACGATTACATGGCTGAAGCCGGCAAGCGCAGCTGGAAGCTCTTTTACGACACGGTGCCCAACTGCCAGGCCATTCTGGACAGCGCCGCCAGCTACCGCGAATCCAAATAA
- the glpT gene encoding glycerol-3-phosphate transporter → MVGILKPAPHIDEIPVEKQSALYKRLRWQIFMGIFIGYAGFYLIRKNFSLAVPFLIEQGFSRGDLGVAMSAVAIAYGFSKFLMGVVSDRSNPRLFLPLGLILSAAISLLMGFVPWATSSVPVMFALLFLSGWFQGMGWPPCGRTMVHWWSHSERGAVVSVWNCAHNVGGGLVSPLFLLGMMLFSDWRSAFYMPAFGAVLIAIFALVTMRDTPQSCGLPPVEKYKNDYPESYSDKQETELTAKEIFKLYILPNKLLWYIAFANIFVYLLRYGILDWAPTYLKEVKAFSLSKSSWAYFLYEFSGIPGTLLCGWVSDKIFKGNRATTGIVFMILVTIATVIYWKNPAGNPTVDMITLIAIGFLIYGPVMLIGLYALELVPKKAAGTAAGFTGLFGYLGGTVAANAIVGYTVDHFGWDGGFMLMTVACLLSIVLFFMTGMSLRNSQKAAQA, encoded by the coding sequence ATGGTCGGCATTTTAAAACCAGCACCTCACATTGACGAAATCCCTGTTGAGAAGCAGTCTGCCTTGTACAAGCGCTTGCGCTGGCAAATTTTTATGGGCATTTTTATTGGTTACGCCGGATTTTACCTGATTCGCAAAAACTTTTCCCTGGCCGTGCCCTTTCTGATTGAACAAGGTTTCAGCCGTGGTGATCTGGGTGTTGCCATGTCGGCGGTGGCTATTGCCTACGGCTTTTCAAAATTCCTGATGGGCGTGGTGTCCGACCGATCCAATCCCCGCCTGTTCCTGCCTCTTGGCCTTATATTGTCAGCCGCCATTTCTCTGCTCATGGGCTTTGTACCGTGGGCGACATCCAGTGTGCCGGTCATGTTTGCGCTTCTGTTCCTGAGCGGCTGGTTTCAGGGTATGGGCTGGCCCCCTTGCGGCCGCACCATGGTCCACTGGTGGTCGCACTCTGAACGTGGCGCCGTTGTTTCCGTATGGAACTGCGCCCACAACGTGGGCGGCGGCCTCGTCAGCCCCCTCTTTTTGCTGGGCATGATGCTGTTCAGCGACTGGCGTTCGGCCTTTTATATGCCCGCCTTCGGCGCAGTGCTGATCGCCATTTTTGCCTTGGTGACCATGCGCGATACGCCGCAATCCTGCGGTTTGCCGCCTGTTGAAAAATACAAGAACGACTACCCTGAATCCTACAGCGACAAACAGGAAACCGAGCTCACCGCAAAAGAGATTTTCAAGCTCTACATCCTGCCCAACAAACTGCTGTGGTACATAGCTTTTGCCAATATTTTCGTGTACCTGCTGCGCTACGGCATCCTTGACTGGGCGCCCACCTACCTCAAGGAAGTTAAGGCATTCAGCCTTTCCAAGTCTTCCTGGGCGTACTTTCTGTACGAATTCTCCGGCATTCCAGGCACGCTGCTGTGCGGCTGGGTTTCGGACAAAATTTTCAAGGGCAACCGCGCCACCACCGGCATTGTCTTCATGATTCTGGTGACCATTGCCACCGTGATTTACTGGAAAAACCCCGCTGGCAACCCCACGGTGGACATGATCACCCTGATTGCCATTGGCTTTCTCATTTACGGGCCTGTCATGCTGATTGGCCTGTATGCGCTGGAGCTGGTACCCAAAAAGGCTGCTGGCACTGCCGCTGGCTTTACCGGCCTTTTCGGTTACCTTGGCGGCACGGTGGCAGCCAACGCCATTGTGGGCTATACGGTTGACCATTTCGGCTGGGACGGCGGATTCATGCTCATGACCGTCGCCTGCCTTCTTTCCATTGTGCTGTTCTTTATGACCGGCATGTCGCTGAGAAATTCGCAGAAGGCCGCACAGGCCTAG